A window of Chanos chanos chromosome 15, fChaCha1.1, whole genome shotgun sequence genomic DNA:
tttgttttgtgtttctcttttctcgtTCTCCTGTCGTCTTTTGACAGGacactgcgtttttttttttttctctctctaaccttcCATGGTTCCATTTACACACAGTGTTGCTCTTTCCTATTTATTTCTCATTTGCAAAAGCCTGCGAGGccaacaaacattttaacattcaattccaaaaaaagataaaagcaTTAAAATTAGATTTCCCACTCATGTCTGCCTTATTTTGCCTTAATATAATGTAGTTTACCTGCGTCTCTGCGGGCCGGTTGCCTGTTTcttcgtttttgttttcttttttttttgacattttccgAGATGGAGGATAGAATGTGTAATATGATATATGGACGTCGGCAGTGGCACAAATTCTTTCAGCTGTATAGGGAGTTCAGTTTCAGTGCCCTCCATTGaaaaaactaaattaaatatttcacatgcTGTAAGTCAGCAGACACCATGTGCATGATTGATCTGCTTGACTCTGTCCAGTGGTTTTTAGTCTattcaaacaggtttgcccacGCTAAAATCATCTTACCATggctgtgatgaaaaaaaaaaaaaaaaactggatcaATTCACCAAGTTCTCCTAACACTTTTAATTAACCTAGGGGATGGGCTGAATAACACTTTCAGGTGGTAATACAGCCCAACACTTTAAGTATCTATGGGTGTAGTACCACACAATTCTTATAGAGGGcagcaaaatgcaaaatataaatgGTAGGTCATATTTGTAAGTGTAACCAGTTACCTCATGGCCTTCAGAAAATGAATACTGTcactttaaaatgtgatttcacTGACGATAACACAAATGAATGCAGAAATGAAAGGAACATAAATTTGCACATACAAATTTTTGTACCGTTTTACAGATACACAatagttttaatttatttcactTGAGACAGGATCTCAGTAGACATACAGTAGATGAATACGTtcataaaatgaatgtgttattaTCCAATAAAAGTAAGACATAGAAAAATTAAGACATAAAAATTTTTTATAATAAAACCTTGGTTTCTAAGCACTTATCACAGCCAATGtcttttaattaataaaaaaaaagatgctaaaaagtggggtttttttgtcctgaTACAGTGCATACTccatacacaaaacaaacaagcaaataattCTCATTAATGATGCAAATGAATGTGAGCGGTGCTGACAGCTGTGTAGAGTACATACATTAAGAGAAAACCTGGCTATTTAAATAAATGCGAATACATGGTTCAAGTGCCCAtctttaaaaatgcaacaaattaataaaaacttGGTGGAGAACAGTTCTAagtgtgtaaagaaaaaaaaaaagtatatggTGTTGACAGTAACAGTAAAGATGAGAGTCTCTCAACAAACATTCACTTCAAACCGAGATGACGTAGCTTGTGCCTCATAGACAGTGCAGTGAGCTGAGGAGTCAGGTAACACAGAACGCAGCTTTTGAACCAGACAGTTCTGCCTGGTAAGGTGCACGTCTGTTAAAAACTGGCCAGCGATTGAACACGCACGCCGAGACGCGAGTGCAGTGAGACTGAGGCGTCTTTTTCGATCAACCTCAGATGAATTTCAGACCGCAGTagaaaacatcagaaaaacCTCTCCAATCATGAGAGAAATAAGATCCTGCATTAGGGAGGGAAGGAGTGAAGGTGAGAGTGAGGGTATGGGTGGGGGAGTGTGGAGAGGCCggcaatgcaaatgcaaaagATACTTctaaaaaaacgaaaaaaaaaagccatgttaTGAACGCATAACAATGAGTCACCAAAATTAGCCAATCATGGTTTGTGACTCTAAGATTAGCCAATCATGGTTTGTGACTCTAAGAGCGGCCCTCGGCCTGCAGAGCCATACTAAAAGCCACTTTCTCATTTTATCTTCAGTCTCAAGAGTAGCTTGATGAATACAAGCTTGAGTCTCTGAGGAGATCTTGATCCAGCTCACACTTTTCacacaactgaacaaaacagagaccACCTGCTGTACACTGTATACCGCAAACCAATTGCCAAACTACCTCGTTGTGCTATTTAGACATGACAGAGGTGCTTGGGTCATATCCTAAATACACTGATTTCAGCCCTAAAGTGGAATCCCACTCAAACTGGGCATCTTTGGTTTTATTTCTATACGCTGACTGACATTTCACGATAAATTCATGTTAAGAAACTATACCTTGTGTGATGAAATAAGTCATTAGAATGAACAGGAAATAAATCTCTTATTTACACTCTCAGTTAGAAGAGTATTACTACATCCTCTTGTTAATTCTTACATAGCTACTTAATCACTTGCTGAACATTCAAGCAACTATCCAATCCTATAGCGATTTATTGAATAGAGAGCTAAGGTCTAAGACAGTCTAAAAACTGTACACTATGAAtactttcttttcttatttggCCAAGAAACATTTAAAGGCAAATATATATTCATTGCATGATATGAGAGCTTCCTTACAGTTCTATGTACTCCCTTTTATCACAATTATCATGCAAGAGCTAGAGACCAACACTTGTGCATTCTTAAAAGGAACAACCTGGACTTGTACAATGTGCCGTGGATCTcaagcaaatgtttttttttaatgcaaataaGCATTTCCAAGTGATCGCTACAGCATGTTTAACAAAAATGACataatcattaaaacaaaaacaaagtaaatagcttttttattaattaaaagtGTTGAATTTAGCAATTCAACAAGCAGGACAAAGCTGTATTGTAATAAACAAAATGCTATGTAAGAAAAACAATACATAGGTTAATAATGAatgtataaaacaacaaaaatgtagaACATTATCAAAGCAATATTTATACATGATTTGTATACATAATACCCtataattattataaaaaacataaaaaaatgtcaATTTTATTGAAGAAAATTACACCTTTTGATAAATACTCAGCGCTAGGGCACGTCAACCACTGTCTCAAATCCACTTTGTCGAATCTAATGTGAATTCTGTTGGAGTAGCAGTCAGGTCCATACTCTACAATCCCTTTTTAGAGTTGACCTGGTCCACAAATTCCACAGTGGACTCCGTGAAATGGAGGAGCAGACCTGTGCTAGACCAGAGAGCCAGCTTGGTTCTGAGCAGGCACCATAATGGGCACCCCACCCATACGGGAGATGTTGGCGGCCGTCACTCCGGTGGGCAGAGGGGGCGGCCTTGGAGGTTGAGGTTCGATGGTGTCCTCTCTGGGCAGCGAGCCACCGTTAGTGCTGGGGGGTCCAGAATGACCACGAGGGAGGGTCGGGTTGGTGTTGTACCCGGGCAGGATATGCTCGGGGGTGCTGTTGGCGGGGGCCCGTGTACGGTAGCCAGCGGTGCTGCCCGTGGCGGTGATGATGGAGGCGGTGTCTGATGGCGGAGGCCGGGAATGAGAGACGTAGTTGTTTGACATGTGGTTGCGTGGGTGATGGCTGGTGTTGATGGACGACAGCGTGCCGTTTTTCGAGATGATGTCCGAGCTGGTGCCGCTCTTCGCCCAGGACACGCGCTTGGGCGCCTGAGCGTCCTCCCTGTCACATGAATGACACATCAGGTGTTGACATTTcgttttcatttatgttcatacacacatacacagacacacaccaatgaCAAAATACAGCACATCACACACTTATTTTTTGTACTCCTAAATATATTCCGGAAACCATAAAGTTATGCCTCTCACTTGATCTCATTGGCCAAATCCTCTTCTGATTCTTTCCGTCGAGTCCACAGGAACACTaggaagaggatgatgaggatgaagcCCACCACAGCACCCACTGTGGCTCCAGCAATCACTCCAGCATTAGTCGCTAGATGAAAAGATCAAGAGAAGCCTTAGTCCAAACAACCCGCTATGCAAAACGATTGattgaagaagaggaaaaaaaaaagagagaaacgggaagagagagaaaaagaaccgaaaaagagaaagagaaacgaAAAACAGAAGTGTTTACTTACAGGTGATGACTTCTAGGTTGATGAAGCATTCCTGTTCTCCGGCGACGTTGGACGACGTGCATACGTATTTGCCCGACATGCCGCTGCTGAGGTTGGTCAGCTTCAGAGTGCCGACTGTCTCATCTGGAAGAACAGAGAGACGAGCCAAGCTGAGACACCAACGTTTCCTTTATCAGCACAGTTACAATCCCCATCTCTGAGTTTGTCCAGCGCTAGTTTAGAGTTAGGCAGAACTCTGAGGGAGCTGTTTATCTCAGGCAGCATTACGGCAACCACGGTTTGAGCTCCATGTACCGAGAGCTGAAGCGCTAAGGTGTTTGCTAATGTGATTTCTCTGTTTCAAACTTTTTCCAATTATGTTGTGAATGAAAAGCATGGGAAAAAGGGGTCCCGTTTGTCGATGGTCATTGACAGTCAATGGCCTTTGCAGTTTCAGATACTGTTGCACTAACAGTGCCTCTCACTGAGAACATTACATCACTTGGTGTTGCTAAGCAGCTTGTAGTGTGAAAAGATGCAGTAGCTGGCATATAATTATCCGACAAAAGCTCATGTTACCCCCCCGCCACATGGCTGCCATGTGGGGACATATTTATGAGAGTTCATGGACAAAGGGGCACATTAGGGTACAAAGGGGCACATTGTGGTACAAAGGGGTACACTGGGGGTacaaaaatggagaaaatgtaAAGGTGCGCGGTTTTGAACGACAGATGAATAATTACATACATAATTTAACAAACTCACTGAGCATAGGTGGGAAGAAGACCTCAGAACTTGGGCTGGTCTTTTTCCATTTGTACAAGGGGGCTGGTTTCCCGGCAGCAGAATTGCAGGTGAGCGTGACGTTGCCTTTGAGTACAGGCTTCCCCTTCAGCTTGCAGACAGGCACAGAAGGGGGAACTGAAAGAGTGAACAAGCAACATATGGAAATTTTATTGATACTGATTTGTAATTTTCAATCATATGTTTCAGTCAGCGAATGTAAACCGTGTCTTTACGTTAGttatttttgtgcttgtgtaCGCCATCGAAGTGTATTTGTGAGGATATAGTGTGAATGTAAGTGTAAGTGTCAGTTTGCGAAGACACGTATAAGTAAATGGGGAAACACACCTATGACATTAAGGCTGAGCTGGTCCGAGACAGACGTCGCTCCAGGTACGAGAACCTGACAGACATACGTCCCTGAGTCGGACACCTGTGTGTTGTTGATGAAGAGGGACAGGTTCCTGTTGGGCATGTCATGATAGAAGCGTGCTCGGCCCTGAAACTGAGGGCCGCCTTGACTGATGGAGCCCGACGTGTAGGAGATGATCTGCGGAGAGttgataacaaaaaggtgcaagTGGCTTAACAAGTATGAAATATATACTAGTACTTACCAAAGCAAATTGCTACGTGTTGGGGCCCAAGTCAAAATAGCTAAACATCATTCATTTGGAAATCAAAAAGAGATCTAAAATTGTTCCCATCCCCATTTCTCTTTTCACCTCTGACAATCTTTCCTGAGAACCAATAAGAATGTAAACCATAGCGTGCCTCATACAAGAGGACAAGGAGCAGTTGGCACTGTGTAATTAGGAAATGCAGCTAGTAGGAGACATAATGTGGAGAGTGTAATATTTACAGCACTGAAACATGCGCAACACAAATAACTCATGAATAACAGGAATCTGTTTAAGCTGAGATGCTAAATATCGACATGTACATATGATCTTGTCTATTGAACATATTTGGACAAATGGACGTCtgctttttatttcagttctaTTAATAAGATGACCAAATTTAAGAAACATTGATGGGAAAATTACACTTTGCAACTTGTTCAATTACGATCAAAAGACAAGGTATTTCGTGGACAGAAAATATTTAAAGCACCCTACTATTTATTAGTTCATAAAATAATAAGCAAAATCAAAACGATCAGTGGATCATTGGGAAATAGTTTGCAGGATCCAGCACTCACTGTAAAAACCAGAACCTTGGTCCAGTTTGGTCTTAACCATATGAGTCTCTATTGGTTTCCAATACCCATAGAAGAATGACcgttgtatatatatatacatgtgtgtgtgtgtgtgtgtgtgtgtgtgtatgtatatatgtgtgtgtgtgtatattcgtTCGTTTTTTGAACAACTGAGTCAAAGCATTGTTCTAAATCTAATTGGAATATTGGTTAGGGAAATTAAAACATGCTGCaaataccagaaaaaaaaccctcaaacattACAGAGTTAAAATTGTTCATTTAGAAACTGGCCACTGACATTTTCTAGAAATGCCTGCATGATGTTATTTCTCATTACTTCCAATGACTGAAGATTTAGGTGCAcatgcttttttgtgtgtgtgatttctgttcATTGctgatgtgtaaatatgtgCAAACCACATTTTTTATCTACTGAtaacacagaaatcagaatcaCATATTCATGCATCCCAATGTGAAGACAGTATCTGATTAAACGTTTCTGTATGTTCTGGGATAATGTGACACATGTCCAGTGTTTTATTCTTGTATAATGCAGCATATCTGATGCTTAGTGGGAAGGGATGACATGCGACATCGGTTGCTGCTAAGTTTAAACAGCTTTGTTTCCGTTTGTTTGGACTGAGATAAAAAAGCATTTGGCGTGGTGTCATCTCCTCTCGTCCTAGTTTCTGAATCAATCGTGACAAAATACGGAAAAGCTTTGTAATGGGAATGCCGAAAAGTACAGTTTCTATAAATATGAAGCCAATTTCATTTTGACATCAAATATATCTCTTGATGTTTATTTCTATAAGTTTTTTCCCAACCCCAAAATAAAAGCTTTGTAGGTTAAACCTGCTTCAAATCATAATCCAAAACATTTTGTGCAGATGGTCAGCTAAGAATAATAACTACAATGAGATTTTCCCCCCCCTACACTCACAAAACTGCACAGACATTATctaacagaattaaaaaaaaaaaaaaaaaagaggaggaagcagCGACGAGAAGAGGGGACAGTCACGCGAGCATAACTACTTGCTATGGGATTCACAAACTACAGCCCTAATACTCATGTCACAGATGTTGTATGTTCAGCTCTATCCCGTATTATCTGTATTATCTGGCAGATGCATATATCAACACCAACATTATATGAGAGGGATGTCTACTGCTGCAAAACCTTTGATAATCCAATTGATCTCTTGACCGCGAGACCTAGCAAGCTAAAGAGTAAATGCTAGTCAATAACATACGTGTAGCAGTAAATCAGatataacaggaaaaaaacccaacaacaacaacagagggACTCAGATTTGAGGCTGTTAACTGCTACAGCGAAAAGAGCTGGGTTTACAACTGGGCAGACGGCAGCGCGCATGTAAGGAGAATCGTGCCTGCGGGAAAGAAATGGAAGCAGTTCTAAGAAAATTGACCGATGCAATTTCCATTTGACGGCGGAGGCCATATCTCACATATAGAAACTTAAATTACATGCTCTGCATTAACACATCAAAGAGACACAAGACGCTATACATTATCCAATCAGCAaaattctgaggaaaaaaaaaagatttttacaGCAAGTAACCGGCACATCcttagaaaagagaaagagaaagggggaaaaaaagatacttACTATTTGAGATGTGTTGGTCATAAAATTCCACAGCACGGTGTTTTGGTCTATGATACCACTGTACGAGGCCTGAAGGACAACATTTTTCCCCTTGATAACGTCTATGTTTTTATGGGGGATCTGTAACTGTGCTAATTCGCCTGtggagacacaaacagagaggcacACAAAGTGAAATGGCCCAGTGaaaatccaaaaaaacccccaccccattccaacatgtacacatacacatgctctcttACACCTTAGTTACTCTTAACATTTCACACCCACCTGTGTGCCTATATCTCATCCTCCTAATCTGGATTATCTGGATTAATTATTTAGAGCTTTAGATATACTTTGGTATCTATGCCTTGTAGGAGTGAATTCTGGTTAAGATACTACACTCTCAGAATTGCTTTCCTATTTTAAAGAAAGCTAAAATTAAACCAAATCTGACAAGCGTAACAATTTGACAGATCTCAAAGAGCtattctgaaaaacaaattcaaaattacACAGCATGGGATATTTAAAAGAGAATTAATACTGGGACGCCTTAGgattgttgtcattgttgtcacTAAACCCCTGGAATCACTGTCATTAGAAGACATCACCACATTTCTTACATCTTCATCAGAATCAATTTGAAACGATAATAACACAAGCCAAAAACAAATGCGACCTGACCCTTCGGTACCATCAGTGAAAATATGAAGCCATGGATCCGGTACGCCACACTTACATTCCCCCAGCCGCAGGTAAACCAGCTGGATCCAGCTATCCCTACCCTCCTGAGTCTCCAGTTTGGCAAAAGCTCTGAGCTCAATTTTAGCGTGAAAACAGAAGATCAGAAGACGGTCTCTCCCTCCGTACTTTCCTGATCTCTTAGACGTCATCGGACGCCGGACAGTAACTCAGTTCCTCGAGGCGCAGAGGAAACATGACGGTTTTAGGACTAGAGCTGTCTCGTCGCGCTGGACTTTCGGCTTgcgtttgagagagagagagagagagagagggataggggAAAGTTTGCTAGGTGctagggagggagacagagtgagaaactgCAACATTGTTCTGcctccagcaaaaaaaaaaaaaaaaaaacctcgtgCCATCCCTGTCCTGAATTCTCTGCTGATAAGTCCAAACTCGCTAATCCCTAAACAAGATGGGTGGTTGTCTCTGAGGCCTTTTTCTGATTTATGTAAGGCTCTTTGATTCATGTTAGGCTGATTAAACGTTCAACCTCCTACTCTACAGTGGATGCTGTAATCACTAGAAAAATGCCCCACCAGGAAAAGCTTCTCATTTATATGTAGTgaaatgaacatgtttttttttgtgtctctctgtgtctgtgtgtgtgtgtgtgtgttttgtgtcctTTGCTGAGTCTGGCCGTCACATAAAATAAACCCTCCAGTCCAACTGTCTTGTATTATAAATCCAAGCGAAATTGTGTGGCTTTGTTTGTTGAAAATTGGAAATAAATACAGACACTACAATATTCATTAATCTTTTTCATCGAAATGTCTTTATcccatttttcatttgtaatcACAATACACGATTAAGAGATGTCGAGAGGTTAAGACCGTAAGagctttgacctttgacccccgTGGGCGTGCTCTGAAATGAGGTGAGAAAACTGAAGAGCGCCACTGAATTTTCTTGGAGTGGTGCTGCTGTGGCTCACTGGCAGCTTTGGCTCGGAGACCGTCTCTATTCTACTGTTATTATCTCAGAGTCAAAATCTTGTCTTTAATCCTGCACTCTAGTCTCTCAATCTGTCCCTCAGGGGCACTCCCACAAACAcgtgcacgctcacacacacacacacacacacacacacacacacacacacacacacacacacagacacacgcagtgTACAGCTTTCTAGATAGAACTGCCAATAGAGGCATTTGGAGAGAGCAGATCTTGAGCTCACAGTCTCCAGTCTTACCCCAGGGTAAGAGTCCTTACCTTGAATTAAATTAGCATTTAGGTTAATTACTCAGTC
This region includes:
- the esama gene encoding endothelial cell adhesion molecule a, with protein sequence MEIRTSRKLGTLLSFTFTFLTFLPGELAQLQIPHKNIDVIKGKNVVLQASYSGIIDQNTVLWNFMTNTSQIIISYTSGSISQGGPQFQGRARFYHDMPNRNLSLFINNTQVSDSGTYVCQVLVPGATSVSDQLSLNVIVPPSVPVCKLKGKPVLKGNVTLTCNSAAGKPAPLYKWKKTSPSSEVFFPPMLNETVGTLKLTNLSSGMSGKYVCTSSNVAGEQECFINLEVITSTNAGVIAGATVGAVVGFILIILFLVFLWTRRKESEEDLANEIKEDAQAPKRVSWAKSGTSSDIISKNGTLSSINTSHHPRNHMSNNYVSHSRPPPSDTASIITATGSTAGYRTRAPANSTPEHILPGYNTNPTLPRGHSGPPSTNGGSLPREDTIEPQPPRPPPLPTGVTAANISRMGGVPIMVPAQNQAGSLV